In Arsenicicoccus dermatophilus, a genomic segment contains:
- a CDS encoding response regulator transcription factor — MRLLLVDDDALVRAGLRLMLGGDPTLEIVGEAGDGVDAEQQVRALRPDVVLMDIRMPRQDGLVTTEHLATQPDRPAIIVLTTFHADELVLRALRAGAGGYLLKDTPPAQIVQAIHRVRAGEPMLSPSVTQQLIAAVAEQTTDPRAARATDLVRTLTPREREIALAVAQGRTNADIAATMYLSVATVKSHVTHLLVKLEADNRVQIAIRMHDAGLV; from the coding sequence GTGCGGCTGCTGCTCGTCGACGACGACGCGCTCGTGCGAGCCGGCCTGCGGCTCATGCTGGGCGGCGACCCCACCCTGGAGATCGTCGGTGAGGCCGGGGACGGGGTCGACGCGGAGCAGCAGGTGCGGGCCCTGCGTCCCGACGTGGTGCTCATGGACATCCGCATGCCCCGCCAGGACGGTCTGGTCACCACCGAGCACCTGGCGACCCAGCCGGACCGCCCGGCGATCATCGTGCTCACGACCTTCCACGCCGACGAGCTGGTGCTGCGGGCCCTGCGCGCCGGCGCCGGCGGCTACCTGCTCAAGGACACGCCGCCGGCCCAGATCGTGCAGGCCATCCATCGGGTGCGAGCTGGCGAGCCGATGCTCTCCCCCAGCGTCACCCAGCAGCTGATCGCCGCCGTCGCCGAGCAGACCACCGACCCGAGGGCGGCCCGCGCCACGGACCTGGTGCGGACCCTGACGCCGCGCGAGCGCGAGATCGCCCTGGCGGTCGCGCAAGGACGCACCAACGCCGACATCGCCGCGACGATGTACCTCTCGGTGGCGACCGTGAAGTCCCACGTCACCCACCTGCTGGTCAAGCTGGAGGCCGACAACCGGGTGCAGATCGCGATCCGGATGCACGACGCCGGTCTCGTCTGA
- a CDS encoding ABC transporter permease → MSTAALAPDRLPQDRTEPYEMTGAPGIPLGRLLRVELRKLVDTRSGCWLLVAIALVTLAVIALTLTYADRDSLSFGLFLGATTTPQMLLLPVLGILTVTGEFSQRTGLVTFVQEPRRVRVVLAKLIAASLVGLLAVALAIVLAAVANLIAISVRDAPAVWTWSGGAVGGTALAELLSVWQGVAFGLVLTSPGAAIAAYFIVPVVMTIALSTVRWLATVAPWFDQAAASAPLLKGTMTGTDWSHLAVSHGLWVLLPLLVGTWLLQRREIR, encoded by the coding sequence ATGAGCACCGCTGCCCTCGCCCCGGACCGCCTCCCGCAGGACCGCACCGAGCCCTACGAGATGACCGGCGCTCCCGGCATACCGCTCGGTCGTCTGCTGCGGGTCGAGCTGCGCAAGCTGGTCGACACCCGCTCCGGCTGCTGGCTCCTCGTCGCCATCGCCCTGGTCACCCTGGCCGTGATCGCCCTCACCCTGACCTATGCCGACCGGGACAGCCTGTCCTTCGGCCTCTTCCTCGGGGCGACCACCACCCCGCAGATGCTCCTGCTCCCGGTCCTCGGGATCCTCACCGTCACCGGCGAGTTCAGCCAGCGGACCGGGCTCGTGACCTTCGTCCAAGAGCCACGCCGGGTGCGCGTGGTGCTGGCGAAGCTGATCGCCGCGAGCTTGGTGGGGCTGCTCGCCGTGGCGCTCGCGATCGTCCTCGCCGCGGTCGCCAACCTGATCGCGATCTCCGTGCGGGACGCCCCCGCCGTCTGGACCTGGTCGGGGGGCGCGGTCGGCGGAACTGCCCTGGCCGAGCTGTTGAGCGTGTGGCAGGGGGTGGCCTTCGGCCTGGTGCTGACCAGCCCCGGCGCGGCGATCGCGGCCTACTTCATCGTCCCGGTCGTCATGACCATCGCGCTGTCCACGGTCAGGTGGCTCGCCACGGTCGCCCCGTGGTTCGACCAGGCCGCGGCGTCCGCCCCGCTGCTCAAGGGCACCATGACCGGCACGGACTGGTCCCACCTGGCCGTCTCGCACGGGCTGTGGGTGCTGCTGCCCCTGCTGGTGGGGACCTGGCTGCTGCAGCGCCGCGAGATCAGGTAG
- a CDS encoding YeeE/YedE family protein, with product MALTGLLLGALLGLVLQRGRFCVTGAFRDLWVARDSRWFTAFMIVVAVQSVGVLALQSLGVITLVAKPLPLVATAVGGLVFGVAIVLAGGCATGTYYRAGEGLVGSWIALGTYALLAAVMKYGPLKPVNDTVRSWTVPVTTIPATLGVSPWVLVLVLVAAVGALAARHLAREARRPALVTLPPTRRGLAHLLLEKPWHAFATALVIGAIAIAAWPLSFAAGRKDGLGITTPSANLVRYLATGRADAIDWGVWLVLGILVGSYAAAKASGEFRVRVPDARQATRSLVGGALMGVGASLAGGCTIGNAMVQTAQLTYQGWVALVAMVLGVGLASRAFVTTHRREGALTGAAAVDAHALTGGSPAGDDDTAPARPLRLTPAP from the coding sequence ATGGCCCTCACCGGCCTCCTGCTCGGTGCCCTGCTCGGACTCGTGCTGCAACGCGGCCGGTTCTGCGTCACCGGCGCCTTCCGCGACCTGTGGGTCGCCCGTGACAGCCGCTGGTTCACGGCCTTCATGATCGTGGTGGCGGTCCAGAGCGTGGGGGTGCTCGCGCTCCAGTCGCTCGGCGTCATCACGCTGGTCGCCAAGCCCCTCCCCCTGGTGGCGACCGCCGTCGGGGGCCTGGTCTTCGGGGTCGCCATCGTCCTGGCCGGCGGGTGCGCCACCGGCACCTACTACCGCGCCGGCGAGGGCCTGGTGGGCTCCTGGATCGCCCTGGGCACGTACGCCCTGCTCGCGGCCGTCATGAAGTACGGCCCGCTCAAGCCGGTCAACGACACCGTGCGGTCCTGGACCGTCCCGGTCACGACGATCCCCGCCACCCTCGGCGTCTCCCCCTGGGTCCTCGTCCTCGTGCTCGTCGCGGCCGTCGGCGCGCTCGCAGCCCGGCACCTCGCCCGGGAGGCCCGTCGCCCCGCCCTGGTCACCCTTCCCCCGACGCGCCGGGGCCTGGCCCACCTGCTCCTCGAGAAGCCCTGGCACGCCTTCGCCACCGCCCTCGTGATCGGTGCCATCGCCATCGCGGCCTGGCCGCTGTCCTTCGCCGCCGGTCGCAAGGACGGTCTGGGCATCACCACGCCGTCCGCCAACCTGGTGCGCTACCTCGCCACCGGCCGTGCCGACGCGATCGACTGGGGCGTCTGGCTGGTGCTCGGGATCCTCGTCGGGTCGTATGCCGCCGCCAAGGCGTCCGGGGAGTTCCGGGTGCGGGTGCCGGACGCCCGCCAGGCGACCCGCTCGCTCGTCGGCGGGGCGCTCATGGGCGTGGGCGCCTCCCTCGCCGGCGGGTGCACCATCGGCAACGCCATGGTGCAGACCGCGCAGCTGACCTACCAGGGCTGGGTGGCCCTGGTGGCCATGGTGCTCGGCGTCGGCCTGGCCTCCCGCGCATTCGTCACCACGCACCGGCGCGAGGGTGCCCTGACCGGCGCAGCCGCCGTCGACGCCCATGCGCTCACCGGCGGGTCGCCCGCCGGTGACGACGACACCGCCCCGGCGCGCCCGCTGCGGCTCACCCCGGCGCCCTGA
- a CDS encoding shikimate kinase: MLVLVGFMGAGKSTVGALLAERSGLPLVDSDEVLTRRLGCDIPTYFREHGEAAFREAERDTIVELLRGPDGVLALGGGALGSPEVRAALAGHDVVHLDVALDEALGRAGDPSVRPMLARDDLPQLHARRRRVYAEAADLDVPTAGRTAAEVAEAVLAAGLPRATQAARPAVVLVGPPGAGKAAVGALVADRLGIACVETDLEVERLAGAPAAEVFVDAGEERFRELERTATVAALRAPGVVVVGGGAVTDPAVREALRDQVVVFLDVGIADAAKRIGFDASPSMVTLLPRRAWIRHMEARRPLYADAATWTVDTAGRSAQDVADQVLELLQGGSA, encoded by the coding sequence ATGCTCGTGCTGGTCGGTTTCATGGGCGCCGGGAAGTCCACCGTCGGGGCGCTGCTCGCCGAGCGCAGCGGGCTGCCCCTCGTCGACAGCGACGAGGTGCTGACCCGTCGGCTCGGGTGTGACATCCCGACCTACTTCCGCGAGCACGGCGAGGCGGCCTTCCGGGAGGCGGAGCGGGACACGATCGTGGAGCTGCTGCGCGGCCCGGACGGCGTGCTGGCCCTCGGCGGCGGCGCCCTCGGCTCGCCGGAGGTGCGGGCGGCCCTGGCCGGCCACGACGTGGTCCACCTCGACGTGGCGCTGGACGAGGCCCTGGGTCGTGCGGGCGACCCCTCCGTGCGGCCCATGCTGGCGCGCGACGACCTGCCCCAGCTGCACGCCCGGCGTCGACGGGTGTATGCCGAGGCAGCCGACCTGGACGTCCCCACGGCGGGACGCACCGCGGCCGAGGTGGCCGAGGCCGTGCTGGCGGCCGGGCTGCCCCGGGCGACCCAGGCCGCACGCCCCGCGGTGGTGCTCGTCGGTCCGCCCGGGGCCGGCAAGGCCGCCGTCGGCGCCCTGGTGGCCGACCGGCTCGGCATCGCCTGCGTCGAGACCGACCTCGAGGTCGAGCGGCTCGCCGGGGCACCCGCCGCCGAGGTCTTCGTCGACGCCGGCGAGGAGCGCTTCCGCGAGCTGGAGCGCACCGCCACCGTCGCCGCCCTGCGGGCCCCCGGGGTGGTCGTGGTCGGAGGCGGTGCGGTCACCGATCCCGCCGTGCGCGAGGCGTTGCGCGACCAGGTCGTGGTCTTCCTCGACGTCGGGATCGCGGACGCCGCCAAGCGGATCGGCTTCGACGCCAGCCCGTCCATGGTGACCCTGCTCCCGCGCCGCGCCTGGATCCGGCACATGGAGGCGCGGCGACCGCTCTACGCCGACGCCGCGACCTGGACCGTCGACACCGCCGGGCGCAGCGCGCAGGACGTCGCCGACCAGGTCCTCGAGCTCCTGCAGGGAGGCAGCGCATGA
- a CDS encoding ABC transporter ATP-binding protein — protein sequence MIQIDHLTKRYGAFTALDDVSFSARPGVVTGFLGPNGAGKSTAMRILCGLTPATSGQARLLGRRYAELPNPAARVGALLDASAQHGGRSGREILTLAAIAIGVPLGRVDEMLSLVGLSPDESRRRLRDYSLGMRQRLGIAGALLGDPQVLILDEPANGLDPQGIHWMRELLRGYAAQGRTVLLSSHLLHEVEQTADEIIMIGRGRIVAQGSKAELLGAQGVVARSLDDGRLGEALERAGLTVRRSGEDLLVAGTTEQVGRVALDSGVVLVALRPAQGAGLEELFLELTADADRAGRPATGTGAAA from the coding sequence ATGATCCAGATCGATCACCTGACCAAGAGATACGGGGCCTTCACCGCCCTGGACGATGTCTCCTTCTCCGCCCGGCCCGGTGTGGTCACCGGCTTCCTCGGACCGAACGGCGCCGGCAAGTCCACCGCCATGCGGATCCTGTGCGGACTCACCCCCGCCACCAGTGGCCAGGCCCGGCTCCTCGGCCGGCGGTATGCCGAGCTGCCCAACCCCGCAGCCCGTGTCGGTGCCCTGCTGGACGCCTCCGCACAGCACGGCGGCCGCAGCGGTCGGGAGATCCTCACCCTCGCCGCGATCGCCATCGGCGTCCCGCTCGGTCGCGTCGACGAGATGCTGTCCCTCGTCGGCCTGAGCCCCGACGAGTCCCGCCGTCGCCTGCGCGACTACTCGCTCGGGATGCGTCAGCGCCTCGGCATCGCCGGCGCCCTGCTCGGCGACCCGCAGGTGCTGATCCTCGACGAGCCCGCGAACGGTCTGGACCCGCAGGGGATCCACTGGATGCGCGAGCTGCTGCGGGGCTATGCCGCGCAGGGCCGCACCGTGCTGCTCTCCTCCCACCTGCTCCACGAGGTCGAGCAGACCGCCGACGAGATCATCATGATCGGCCGCGGCCGCATCGTGGCCCAGGGCAGCAAGGCCGAGCTGCTCGGCGCCCAGGGCGTGGTCGCCCGCTCCCTCGACGACGGTCGGCTGGGGGAGGCCCTGGAAAGGGCCGGGCTCACCGTGCGACGCTCCGGCGAGGACCTGCTCGTCGCGGGGACGACGGAGCAGGTCGGCCGGGTCGCCCTCGACAGCGGGGTCGTGCTCGTCGCCCTCCGGCCGGCGCAGGGGGCCGGCCTGGAGGAGCTCTTCCTGGAGCTGACGGCGGACGCGGACCGCGCCGGGCGCCCTGCGACCGGGACCGGGGCGGCGGCATGA
- the aroC gene encoding chorismate synthase, which yields MLRWLTAGESHGPALAATIEGLPAGVRVTGEDIAVALARRRLGHGRGARQTFEQDVVTVLGGLRHGVTLGSPLALTIGNSEWPRWQIVMSPDPVSEDAYASSDDVNAPKELARNKPLTRPRPGHADLVGMQKYAFDDARPVLERASARETAARVALGAVAAAFLEQAYGIRLVSHTVAVGAAASPEEAPVPTPDDVARLDADPVRALDPRASAAMVAEIDAARRDGDTLGGVVEVVATGLPPGLGSHVHWDRRLDARLAAALMGIQAIKGVEVGDGFRTAARRGSVAHDELERDAHGRIVRRTNRAGGTEGGMSNGDVLRVRAAMKPISTVPRALDTVDVRDPQGQATAIHQRSDVCAVPAAGVVAEAMVALVLAEACLEKFGGDSVAETARNHRAYLDAIPKAMR from the coding sequence ATGCTGCGATGGTTGACCGCCGGTGAGTCCCACGGCCCCGCCCTGGCCGCCACCATCGAGGGCCTGCCCGCCGGGGTGCGGGTGACCGGCGAGGACATCGCCGTCGCGCTCGCGCGCCGCCGGCTCGGGCACGGGCGGGGCGCGCGCCAGACGTTCGAGCAGGACGTGGTCACCGTCCTCGGCGGCCTGCGCCACGGGGTGACCCTCGGCAGCCCGCTCGCCCTCACCATCGGCAACTCGGAGTGGCCGCGCTGGCAGATCGTGATGAGCCCGGACCCGGTGAGCGAGGACGCCTACGCCTCCAGCGACGACGTCAACGCGCCCAAGGAGCTGGCCCGCAACAAGCCGCTCACCCGGCCCCGCCCCGGGCACGCCGACCTGGTCGGGATGCAGAAGTACGCCTTCGACGACGCCCGTCCGGTGCTGGAGCGGGCCAGCGCTCGGGAGACGGCGGCGCGGGTGGCCCTGGGCGCGGTCGCCGCGGCCTTCCTCGAGCAGGCCTACGGCATCCGCCTGGTGTCGCACACGGTCGCCGTCGGGGCGGCCGCCTCGCCCGAGGAGGCTCCGGTCCCCACCCCCGACGACGTGGCCCGGCTGGACGCGGACCCGGTGCGGGCTCTCGACCCGCGCGCGAGCGCCGCGATGGTCGCGGAGATCGACGCGGCCCGCCGCGACGGCGACACCCTCGGTGGGGTCGTCGAGGTCGTGGCGACGGGGCTGCCCCCGGGGCTCGGGTCGCACGTGCACTGGGACCGACGCCTGGACGCGCGGCTGGCCGCGGCGCTCATGGGCATCCAGGCGATCAAGGGGGTCGAGGTGGGGGACGGCTTCCGGACCGCGGCCCGTCGCGGCAGCGTCGCCCACGACGAGCTCGAGCGCGACGCCCACGGCCGGATCGTGCGGCGCACCAACCGGGCCGGGGGCACCGAGGGCGGCATGAGCAACGGTGACGTCCTGCGGGTCCGCGCCGCGATGAAGCCCATCTCCACGGTCCCGCGCGCCCTGGACACGGTGGACGTGCGCGACCCGCAGGGCCAGGCCACCGCCATCCACCAACGGTCCGACGTGTGCGCGGTCCCGGCGGCGGGGGTCGTCGCCGAGGCGATGGTCGCCCTGGTGCTCGCCGAGGCCTGCCTGGAGAAGTTCGGCGGCGACTCGGTCGCCGAGACCGCCCGCAACCACCGGGCCTACCTCGACGCGATCCCGAAGGCGATGCGCTGA
- the efp gene encoding elongation factor P, with protein sequence MATTNDLKNGMVLNLEGQLWSVVEFQHVKPGKGPAFVRTKLKSVLSGKVVDKTFNAGTKVDTANVDKRTMQYLYKDGSEFVFMDGKTFDQTNVSEDVVGKAADYMLENQEAIVATHDGVPLYVELPPSVVLEITYTEPGLQGDRSTGGTKPATLETGAQIAVPLFLETGTKVKVDTRDGSYLGRVN encoded by the coding sequence GTGGCAACGACGAACGACCTCAAGAACGGCATGGTGCTCAACCTGGAGGGCCAGCTGTGGTCCGTGGTGGAGTTCCAGCACGTCAAGCCGGGCAAGGGGCCGGCCTTCGTGCGGACCAAGCTCAAGTCGGTCCTGAGCGGCAAGGTCGTCGACAAGACCTTCAACGCGGGCACCAAGGTCGACACCGCCAACGTCGACAAGCGCACGATGCAGTACCTCTACAAGGACGGCTCGGAGTTCGTCTTCATGGACGGCAAGACCTTCGACCAGACGAATGTCTCCGAGGACGTCGTCGGGAAGGCCGCCGACTACATGCTGGAGAACCAAGAGGCCATCGTCGCCACCCACGACGGTGTCCCGCTGTACGTCGAGCTGCCCCCGTCGGTCGTCCTGGAGATCACCTACACCGAGCCTGGCCTGCAGGGCGACCGCTCCACCGGGGGCACCAAGCCCGCGACGCTGGAGACCGGCGCGCAGATCGCCGTCCCGCTGTTCCTCGAGACCGGCACCAAGGTCAAGGTCGACACCCGCGACGGCTCCTACCTCGGCCGCGTCAACTGA
- a CDS encoding sulfurtransferase TusA family protein: MKYVLETEGQVCPFPLVEAKQAIQQIDPGDELVIHFDCTQATDALPRWAAENGYPVTAFDRDGAAGWSITVQRPA; this comes from the coding sequence ATGAAGTACGTCCTGGAGACCGAGGGCCAGGTCTGCCCCTTCCCGCTGGTCGAGGCCAAGCAGGCGATCCAGCAGATCGATCCCGGTGACGAGCTGGTCATCCACTTCGACTGCACCCAGGCCACCGACGCCCTCCCCCGGTGGGCCGCCGAGAACGGCTATCCCGTCACGGCCTTCGACCGGGACGGCGCCGCGGGATGGTCGATCACCGTGCAGCGGCCGGCCTGA
- a CDS encoding shikimate dehydrogenase — protein sequence MLSDGSGGAAEQGAGGRAGDPVAGEVRRAAVVGSPIGHSLSPVMHRAAYAGLGLDDWSYHRVEVTEGGLGAFVAELDPSWQGLSVTMPLKEEALALAACADPVARVAGAANTLVRAGDGWSAYNTDVPGIRAALGDHGIDGVGRVAVLGAGATARSVLLAAAELGAREVVVLVRYGVRPETEQLARTLGLGWATASLGAADVAQVVPGVDLVVNTLPGDAGDVVAPVVATLAATGAQPPGARVPPLFEVVYEGWPTALAQAFAAAGAPVVSGLEMLAHQAARQVTLMTTREIPARVLLDAARAALA from the coding sequence GTGCTGAGCGACGGCAGCGGCGGCGCGGCCGAGCAGGGTGCCGGCGGCCGGGCAGGGGACCCGGTCGCGGGCGAGGTCCGGCGCGCCGCCGTCGTGGGCAGCCCGATCGGTCACTCGCTCTCCCCGGTGATGCACCGCGCCGCCTACGCCGGCCTCGGGCTCGACGACTGGTCCTACCACCGGGTCGAGGTGACCGAGGGCGGGCTGGGGGCCTTCGTCGCCGAGCTGGACCCCTCCTGGCAGGGGCTGTCGGTCACCATGCCCCTCAAGGAGGAGGCCCTCGCGCTGGCGGCGTGCGCCGACCCGGTCGCGCGGGTGGCCGGGGCCGCGAACACCCTGGTGCGCGCGGGAGACGGCTGGTCGGCATACAACACGGATGTCCCCGGGATCCGCGCCGCGCTGGGGGACCACGGCATCGACGGGGTCGGTCGCGTCGCCGTCCTGGGCGCGGGGGCGACCGCGCGCTCGGTCCTGCTGGCCGCGGCCGAGCTGGGGGCCCGCGAGGTGGTGGTGCTGGTGCGGTACGGCGTCCGTCCCGAGACCGAGCAGCTGGCCCGCACCCTGGGGCTCGGGTGGGCCACGGCCTCCCTGGGCGCCGCCGACGTGGCGCAGGTGGTGCCGGGCGTCGACCTCGTCGTCAACACCCTGCCGGGTGACGCGGGCGACGTCGTGGCCCCCGTCGTCGCCACGCTCGCCGCGACGGGCGCGCAGCCGCCGGGCGCACGGGTGCCGCCGCTGTTCGAGGTGGTCTACGAGGGGTGGCCGACCGCCCTGGCCCAGGCTTTCGCCGCCGCAGGAGCACCAGTGGTGTCCGGTCTGGAGATGCTCGCGCACCAGGCCGCCCGGCAGGTGACACTGATGACGACGCGCGAGATCCCGGCCCGGGTGCTCCTGGACGCAGCCCGCGCCGCCCTGGCCTGA
- the aroB gene encoding 3-dehydroquinate synthase has protein sequence MTATTTIAVGRAYDVVIGHGVLDRVPRLLREGVLRVLVVSTPALAAYADRVAAGLDEAGLQVHRADVPDAESAKTADVLVGLWSRLGQAGFTRSDAVVCVGGGTVTDLGGFAAASWLRGVDVVHVPTTLLAMVDAAVGGKTGINTAEGKNLVGAFHEPRGVLCDLSTLASLPRADLVAGLAEVIKGGFVADPRILELVETDPQAALDATGPVLRELVERKVAVKARVVGADLKESSLREILNYGHTFGHAIEQVSGYSWRHGDAVAVGMVYAAELARTAGLLTPEVVERHRSLLASVGLPTSYPLGGRSTDEAWPPLRAAMGRDKKSRGATLRFVALEDVARPTRLEGPDEERLRAAFEAVVG, from the coding sequence ATGACCGCGACCACCACCATCGCCGTGGGGAGGGCCTACGACGTCGTCATCGGGCACGGGGTCCTGGACCGGGTGCCCCGGCTGCTGCGCGAGGGAGTCCTGCGCGTGCTCGTCGTCTCGACCCCCGCGCTCGCGGCCTACGCCGACCGGGTCGCCGCCGGGCTCGACGAGGCCGGCCTGCAGGTCCATCGCGCCGACGTCCCCGACGCGGAGAGCGCCAAGACCGCCGACGTGCTCGTCGGCCTGTGGTCGCGGCTGGGGCAGGCGGGCTTCACCCGCTCCGACGCCGTGGTGTGCGTGGGCGGCGGGACCGTCACGGACCTGGGCGGGTTCGCGGCCGCCTCGTGGCTGCGCGGGGTCGACGTGGTGCACGTCCCCACGACGCTGCTGGCGATGGTGGACGCGGCGGTCGGCGGCAAGACCGGGATCAACACCGCCGAGGGCAAGAACCTCGTCGGCGCCTTCCACGAGCCCCGGGGCGTGCTGTGCGACTTGTCCACCTTGGCCTCCCTGCCCCGCGCGGACCTCGTCGCGGGTCTGGCCGAGGTGATCAAGGGTGGCTTCGTCGCCGACCCGCGCATCCTGGAGCTCGTCGAGACCGACCCGCAGGCTGCGCTGGACGCGACCGGGCCGGTGCTGCGCGAGCTGGTGGAGCGCAAGGTCGCGGTCAAGGCGCGGGTCGTCGGCGCGGACCTGAAGGAGTCCTCGTTGCGCGAGATCCTCAACTACGGGCACACCTTCGGCCACGCGATCGAGCAGGTGTCGGGCTACTCCTGGCGGCACGGCGACGCCGTGGCCGTCGGCATGGTGTATGCCGCGGAGCTGGCCCGGACGGCCGGGCTCCTCACCCCGGAGGTGGTGGAGCGGCACCGGAGCCTCCTGGCGTCGGTCGGCCTGCCGACGAGCTATCCCCTCGGGGGTCGCTCCACCGACGAGGCCTGGCCGCCGCTGCGGGCGGCGATGGGTCGGGACAAGAAGTCCCGCGGCGCCACCCTGCGCTTCGTCGCCCTGGAGGACGTCGCGCGCCCGACCCGGCTGGAGGGGCCCGACGAGGAGCGGCTGCGCGCGGCCTTCGAGGCCGTTGTCGGCTGA
- a CDS encoding sensor histidine kinase yields MSSSQVDRWPPITAWGHLWRALMAAGTGVVLLGMALDPTVSLPVREQVYLRDLLVGVLALLLLPLHRRHPVVPVVLQATTAVSVSAVGPAAVALASVATRRRWRPLVVNLVVAVVASWLSRGLYPSIDPLPVGVEAAAAILILAINVGWGMYIGARRDLFATWQWRAETAEREQAERVLAAQQDERTRIAREMHDVLAHRISLVSMHAGALAYREDLSTEEIRAEAELIQRTSSEALQELRGILGVLRGTGLEASTDTPQPTLADFPELLEDARAARLRVEVRDELGVASVPPQLGRHAYRILQEALTNVRKHAPGARARIDLTGAPGRELRLEVVNSAVPAWRPPGAPLPGAGLGLVGVAERAHIVGGSIEHGPTPEGGYRLVASLPWPEEAP; encoded by the coding sequence GTGAGCAGCAGCCAGGTGGATCGTTGGCCCCCGATCACGGCGTGGGGTCACCTCTGGCGTGCGCTGATGGCGGCGGGCACCGGCGTGGTCCTGCTGGGGATGGCCCTCGACCCGACGGTGAGCCTGCCGGTCCGCGAGCAGGTGTACCTCCGCGACCTGCTCGTAGGGGTGCTCGCGCTGCTCCTGCTCCCGCTGCACCGCCGGCACCCGGTCGTCCCGGTGGTGCTGCAGGCGACCACCGCCGTCTCGGTGTCGGCCGTCGGACCGGCGGCCGTCGCCCTGGCCTCGGTCGCCACCCGGCGGCGGTGGCGACCGCTCGTCGTCAACCTGGTCGTGGCCGTCGTGGCCTCCTGGCTGTCCCGGGGGCTCTACCCCTCCATCGACCCGCTGCCCGTGGGGGTGGAGGCCGCCGCCGCGATACTGATCCTGGCCATCAACGTCGGCTGGGGGATGTACATCGGGGCCCGTCGCGACCTGTTCGCCACCTGGCAGTGGCGGGCGGAGACCGCGGAGCGCGAGCAGGCCGAGCGGGTCCTGGCCGCCCAGCAGGACGAGCGGACCCGCATCGCCAGGGAGATGCACGACGTGCTGGCGCACCGCATCTCCCTGGTCTCGATGCACGCCGGGGCGCTCGCCTACCGCGAGGACCTGTCGACCGAGGAGATCCGCGCCGAGGCCGAGCTCATCCAGCGGACCTCCTCCGAGGCGCTGCAGGAGCTGCGGGGCATCCTGGGGGTGCTGCGCGGGACCGGTCTCGAGGCCTCCACCGACACGCCGCAGCCGACCCTGGCCGACTTTCCGGAGCTGCTCGAGGACGCCCGCGCCGCCCGGCTCCGCGTGGAGGTGCGCGACGAGCTCGGGGTCGCGTCGGTGCCGCCGCAGCTCGGACGCCATGCCTATCGCATCCTGCAGGAGGCCCTGACCAACGTGCGCAAGCACGCGCCCGGTGCCCGCGCCCGCATCGACCTCACCGGCGCCCCCGGCAGGGAGCTGCGGCTGGAGGTGGTCAACTCCGCCGTCCCGGCCTGGCGCCCGCCCGGCGCCCCGCTGCCCGGCGCGGGGCTGGGCCTGGTGGGGGTCGCCGAGCGGGCCCACATCGTGGGCGGGTCCATCGAGCACGGCCCCACCCCCGAGGGCGGCTATCGTCTGGTCGCCTCGCTCCCCTGGCCCGAGGAGGCCCCGTGA